A window of Pseudodesulfovibrio hydrargyri contains these coding sequences:
- a CDS encoding GGDEF domain-containing protein codes for MFFKRKNQTVFVKTSTGNRQAVRAGLPIFIILALTMSPLLTAGSAIARQLDGGQYLTGFGTMEGKSLYQRQAALGSGSFPDGAGRFPALRAQATGGVPNIPDSGNDALLLKLFAGGAVLLALVAFGAWHLALAVARRRQFEGELFEVAMFDALTGLPNRELFYDRLNESMNLSARYERRLALLHIELDGFKEVNDTLGHEAGDELLKRVGALLTGSVRRSDTVARLGGDEFIVMLNEITNVGDAVLVGEKLVSALRAPITLREGPATIGASVGVSVYPEHGASADLLIQKADQAMYVSKNKGRNTCTMAARTADAP; via the coding sequence ATGTTTTTCAAACGGAAAAATCAAACCGTCTTCGTCAAGACGTCCACGGGCAACCGTCAGGCCGTCCGTGCCGGCCTGCCCATCTTCATCATTCTCGCCCTGACCATGAGCCCCCTGCTCACGGCGGGAAGCGCCATTGCGCGACAGCTCGATGGCGGGCAATACCTGACCGGATTCGGAACCATGGAGGGCAAATCCCTCTATCAGCGGCAAGCGGCCCTAGGTTCCGGCTCCTTTCCGGACGGCGCGGGCCGCTTTCCGGCCTTGCGAGCTCAGGCCACGGGAGGCGTTCCCAATATCCCGGACAGCGGCAACGACGCCCTGCTCCTCAAGCTGTTCGCGGGCGGAGCCGTGCTTCTCGCGCTGGTCGCTTTCGGCGCGTGGCACCTGGCCCTGGCCGTGGCCCGGCGCAGACAGTTCGAGGGCGAACTCTTCGAGGTGGCCATGTTCGACGCCCTGACAGGACTGCCCAACCGCGAGCTCTTTTATGACCGGCTGAACGAATCCATGAACCTGTCCGCCCGATACGAGCGCAGACTGGCCCTGCTGCACATCGAGCTGGACGGCTTCAAGGAGGTCAATGACACACTGGGGCACGAGGCGGGCGACGAACTGCTCAAGCGGGTCGGCGCGCTGCTGACCGGCTCGGTGCGCCGGTCCGACACCGTTGCCCGGCTGGGCGGCGACGAGTTCATCGTCATGCTCAACGAGATAACCAACGTGGGCGACGCGGTCCTGGTGGGCGAGAAGCTCGTCTCGGCCCTGCGCGCGCCCATTACCCTCAGGGAAGGCCCGGCGACCATAGGCGCCAGCGTGGGCGTGTCCGTGTATCCGGAGCACGGGGCGTCCGCCGATCTCCTGATCCAGAAGGCGGATCAGGCCATGTACGTCTCCAAGAACAAGGGCAGGAACACCTGCACCATGGCCGCGCGAACGGCCGACGCCCCCTAG
- a CDS encoding IscA/HesB family protein: MITVTESAQNELTKYFADKDVQPIRVHLADGGCAGPRLSLALDELRDGDKSFDQGDFTFLINEELAQASGAVSIDMTPYGFQVSSENEMGGGGCGCSSCGTGSCGC; encoded by the coding sequence ATGATCACTGTTACCGAATCGGCCCAGAACGAACTGACCAAATATTTTGCGGACAAGGACGTACAGCCCATCCGCGTGCACCTGGCCGACGGCGGTTGCGCCGGGCCCCGCCTGTCCCTGGCCCTGGACGAGCTGCGCGACGGCGACAAATCCTTTGACCAGGGAGACTTCACCTTTCTGATCAACGAGGAACTGGCCCAGGCCTCGGGTGCCGTGTCCATCGACATGACCCCCTACGGCTTCCAGGTCTCTTCCGAGAACGAGATGGGCGGCGGAGGCTGCGGGTGCTCCTCCTGCGGCACCGGCTCCTGCGGCTGCTAG
- a CDS encoding CBS domain-containing protein, translated as MYVGLKMLRDFVKVTPQTLVKDAQKQLEDNKLWMLLVVDDEGRLVGYVRKEDISAALPSIMTSLEKHEINYLMSKLTVEKIYRTDIKTVAPETEIEGAADMMYEMNLAGLAVVGETGELIGYINRNVMLDVLAEEMGYREGGSRLTLEVEDRSGVLYEVAGVIANMKISIISTGTFFYSGRRIVVVRMDTEDPSSVAAALEDRGYKLVAPEDFAEAWA; from the coding sequence ATGTACGTCGGACTGAAGATGCTTCGCGACTTCGTCAAGGTCACCCCCCAGACGCTGGTCAAGGACGCCCAGAAACAGCTTGAGGACAACAAGCTCTGGATGCTCCTGGTGGTGGACGACGAGGGCAGGCTGGTCGGCTACGTGCGCAAGGAAGACATCTCGGCCGCCTTGCCCAGCATCATGACTTCCCTGGAAAAACACGAGATCAACTACCTGATGAGCAAGCTCACGGTGGAGAAGATCTACCGCACGGACATCAAGACCGTGGCTCCGGAGACCGAGATCGAGGGCGCGGCCGACATGATGTACGAGATGAACCTGGCCGGCCTGGCCGTGGTCGGCGAGACCGGCGAGCTCATCGGCTACATCAACCGCAACGTCATGCTCGACGTCCTGGCCGAGGAGATGGGATACCGCGAGGGCGGCAGCCGCCTGACGCTTGAGGTGGAGGACCGTTCCGGCGTGCTCTACGAGGTCGCCGGGGTTATCGCCAACATGAAGATCTCGATCATCTCCACCGGCACCTTCTTTTACAGCGGACGCCGCATCGTGGTCGTGCGCATGGATACCGAAGACCCGTCCTCGGTCGCGGCCGCGCTTGAGGACCGGGGCTACAAACTGGTCGCTCCAGAGGATTTCGCCGAGGCATGGGCATAG
- a CDS encoding phenylacetate--CoA ligase family protein: MYYTEYETEPRDKRMKRKWKGVKEVLLAAERASGEFQARLRDLGACARDFKDWDDYARIPPLRRRDIVKWQQEHGIGWFLAARSGELSRIYRSPGPIYAPEGRGPDYWAWSEGFFAAGFRPGDLAQMTFSYHMAPAGLMFEEPLRDIGCAVIPAGPDNTEKQIEFLAELPVNAFVGMASHLKAIGEKARAMGLDPLEDFHLEKAYVAAEPLPESLRAEVEEMFGISVRQGYGTADVGCIAYECRELGGMHLSNYRHVEICDPVTGLPVPDGEVGEVVVTPFFTDYPLVRLATGDLSSMDLSRCACGRTARKLSGWKGRADDMV; this comes from the coding sequence ATGTACTACACCGAGTATGAGACGGAGCCGCGCGACAAGCGGATGAAGCGCAAATGGAAGGGCGTGAAGGAGGTGCTCCTGGCGGCCGAGCGGGCCTCGGGCGAGTTTCAGGCGCGCTTGCGGGACCTGGGGGCGTGCGCCAGGGATTTCAAGGACTGGGACGACTACGCCAGGATACCGCCCCTGCGCAGGCGGGACATCGTCAAATGGCAGCAAGAGCACGGCATCGGCTGGTTCCTGGCCGCCAGGTCGGGCGAACTGTCGCGCATCTACCGGTCGCCCGGGCCGATCTATGCTCCCGAGGGGCGCGGACCGGACTACTGGGCGTGGTCCGAGGGTTTCTTCGCCGCCGGGTTCCGGCCCGGCGACCTGGCCCAGATGACCTTCTCCTACCACATGGCCCCGGCCGGGCTGATGTTCGAGGAGCCTCTGCGGGACATAGGCTGCGCGGTCATTCCGGCCGGTCCGGACAACACGGAAAAACAGATCGAGTTTCTGGCCGAACTGCCGGTTAACGCCTTCGTCGGCATGGCCAGCCACCTCAAGGCCATCGGCGAGAAGGCCCGGGCCATGGGGCTCGACCCGCTGGAGGATTTTCATCTGGAAAAGGCGTACGTAGCGGCCGAGCCGCTGCCCGAATCCCTGCGCGCCGAAGTGGAGGAGATGTTCGGCATCTCCGTGCGCCAGGGGTACGGCACGGCCGACGTGGGCTGCATCGCCTACGAGTGCCGGGAGCTGGGCGGTATGCATCTGTCCAACTACCGCCACGTGGAGATCTGCGACCCGGTCACCGGTCTGCCCGTGCCCGACGGCGAAGTGGGCGAGGTGGTGGTCACCCCGTTCTTCACCGACTACCCGCTGGTCCGGCTGGCTACGGGCGACCTGTCGTCCATGGACCTGAGCCGGTGCGCGTGCGGGCGCACGGCCAGAAAGCTTTCTGGATGGAAAGGCAGGGCCGACGATATGGTCTAG
- a CDS encoding IscA/HesB family protein translates to MIEVTEAAQKQLEGYFQDKETSPVRVYLAAGGUAGPRLTLALDEPNDKDDVSEAGGFTFLVEKDLLAQAGNIKIDMTYYGFVVESENPVGGGGSSCDCSSAGSCGSAGSGGCGC, encoded by the coding sequence ATGATCGAAGTCACCGAAGCTGCCCAGAAGCAGCTGGAAGGCTACTTCCAGGACAAGGAAACGTCCCCGGTCCGCGTGTATCTCGCGGCCGGCGGTTGAGCGGGCCCGCGCCTGACCCTGGCTCTGGATGAGCCTAACGATAAGGATGACGTGTCCGAGGCCGGTGGATTCACCTTCCTCGTGGAAAAGGACCTGCTGGCCCAGGCCGGCAACATCAAGATCGACATGACCTATTACGGATTCGTCGTGGAATCCGAGAACCCCGTGGGCGGAGGCGGCTCCAGCTGCGACTGCTCCTCGGCCGGTTCCTGCGGTTCCGCCGGCTCCGGCGGCTGCGGCTGCTAG